One window of Perca flavescens isolate YP-PL-M2 chromosome 6, PFLA_1.0, whole genome shotgun sequence genomic DNA carries:
- the LOC114556959 gene encoding teashirt homolog 1: MPRRKQQEPRRSAAYMPEDELKAADHDEEEHLQDDGLSLDGQDTEYLCNEEEEDVDGGQPPSYRDSPLSNGTNPDAGYGSPLSDASDRLTDFKSTSSRDGQDREGTALPFRPNNGLSFQDSLAQMKAVYANLISDASWSSITMDIMKSKPAAAGSVNSAVTTPEPASTASVAITTTTNKSSGVSMASSHHNGRSSSTTVNHTSGNINGTAASSVSSHGATSCGGSSSGGVSNGSGVAYDWHQAALAKTLQQTPYHLLPEPSLFSTVQLYRQNNKLYGSVFTGASKFRCKDCSAAYDTLVGLTVHMNETGHYRDDNKDKEEDQGKRWSKPRKRSLMEMEGKEDAQKVLKCMYCGHSFESLQDLSVHMIKTKHYQKVPLKEPVPALATKLMPTSAKKRAIHDAIVSPCSPDSVHAGSGGGGSVSLGDVGKDTKSAANPYVTPNNRYGYQNGASYTWQFEARKAQILKCMECGSSHDTLQQLTAHMMVTGHFLKVTNSASKKGKQLVFDPVVEEKIQSIPLPPTTTRLPVPSGVKSQPVSPALSSGSEEKREGGEDEKGEGGEPVERKIKEERDDSGEKSETDTTSYKYLREEDLEEAPKGGLDILKSLENTVSSAISKAQTGTPTWGGYPSIHAAYQLHGAMKSSLPPMIQSVQMQPMFNSGLRGLVTDPNSVIRSPRSPSSPTPLRSNVTAMEELVEKVTGKAATVKKEKEEKMVSLERCRPPSLVKSPSPALREQREQLASPNDLSVGKPSVMRSSSPGSVDSELICKKEPKESLVDGHNNHSKNGSEMCQSPVTNGNSLGIITDHSPESPFINPLSALQSIMNTHLGKASKPVTPAADPLSMLYKISNSMMDKPAFNPTPQGKPAEPINHYLLYEGSDQPIDLSKSKVSINSNTNNNNSSSALLTHNSVNGNNPLISLPDSVSSPLRENALMDISDMVKNLTGRLTPKSSTPSSISEKSDADGSAFEDALDDLSPVQKRKGRQSNWNPQHLLILQAQFASSLRETSEGRYAMTDLGPQERVHICKFTGLSMTTISHWLANVKYQLRRTGGTKFLKNMDSCQPVFLCGDCASQFRTPSSYISHLESHLGFSLKDLSKLSTEHLREQQAASKVITDKMTFGSPLSALTTAEDDTGSVYQCRLCNRTFVSKHAVKLHLSKTHGKSPEDHLVFVTALEKLEKLDKMEKV, translated from the coding sequence cGTACATGCCCGAAGACGAGCTTAAGGCAGCTGATCACGATGAGGAAGAGCACCTGCAGGATGACGGCCTCTCATTAGACGGCCAGGACACTGAGTATCTGTGcaatgaggaagaggaagatgtaGATGGAGGCCAGCCACCTAGTTACAGAGACTCTCCACTCAGCAATGGGACGAACCCTGACGCTGGATACGGGTCTCCACTCAGTGATGCCAGCGACCGGCTGACGGACTTCAAGAGCACCTCTTCCAGGGACGGTCAGGACAGGGAAGGCACGGCTTTGCCCTTCCGCCCCAACAACGGCCTCTCTTTCCAGGATAGCCTGGCACAGATGAAAGCCGTCTATGCAAACCTCATCTCGGATGCCTCTTGGTCCAGCATCACAATGGACATCATGAAATCTAAGCCTGCTGCAGCTGGCAGCGTCAACAGTGCTGTCACCACTCCAGAGCCCGCCTCTACTGCTTCTGTCGCCATAACTACGACCACAAACAAGAGCAGTGGGGTCAGCATGGCTAGCAGTCACCATAACGGCAGGAGTTCCAGCACCACTGTCAACCACACAAGTGGCAATATTAACGGCACGGCAGCTAGCTCTGTTAGCAGCCACGGTGCAACCAGCTGCGGTGGGAGCAGCAGTGGTGGGGTGAGTAATGGTAGTGGTGTGGCGTATGACTGGCACCAGGCAGCGCTTGCCAAAACTCTTCAGCAGACCCCCTACCACCTTTTACCAGAGCCCAGTCTCTTCAGCACAGTGCAGCTCTACCGGCAGAACAACAAGCTGTATGGTTCTGTTTTCACTGGTGCGAGCAAGTTTCGCTGCAAAGACTGCAGCGCCGCCTACGACACACTGGTGGGTTTAACCGTCCACATGAATGAGACGGGCCACTATCGAGATgacaacaaagacaaagaggAGGATCAGGGAAAGCGCTGGTCCAAACCACGTAAGCGCTCCCTGATGGAGATGGAGGGGAAAGAGGATGCCCAGAAGGTGCTGAAGTGCATGTACTGTGGCCACTCATTTGAGTCCCTGCAAGATCTCAGCGTTCATATGATCAAAACCAAGCATTACCAGAAAGTGCCTCTCAAAGAACCAGTGCCAGCCTTGGCCACTAAATTGATGCCCACTTCTGCTAAAAAACGAGCTATCCACGATGCTATAGTCTCCCCATGCTCCCCAGACTCTGTCCATGctggtagtggtggtggtggtagtgtATCCCTTGGGGATGTTGGCAAAGATACAAAATCCGCAGCTAACCCCTATGTTACGCCAAACAACCGCTACGGCTACCAGAATGGTGCCAGCTACACCTGGCAGTTTGAAGCCCGTAAAGCCCAGATCCTCAAATGCATGGAGTGTGGGAGCTCTCATGATACACTGCAACAGCTGACTGCCCACATGATGGTTACTGGTCACTTTTTGAAGGTTACAAATTCTGCATCTAAGAAAGGCAAACAGCTGGTTTTTGATCCGGTGGTGGAAGAGAAGATTCAGTCCATCCCACTGCCACCGACCACCACCAGACTCCCTGTTCCCAGTGGTGTTAAGTCCCAGCCAGTTTCCCCTGCCCTCTCCTCAGGCTCAGAGGAAAAGAGGGAAGGAGGTGAAGATGAAAAGGGTGAAGGCGGTGAGCCAGTGGAGAGAAAAAtcaaggaggagagagatgactCAGGTGAGAAATCTGAGACTGACACCACTTCATATAAATACCTTAGAGAAGAAGATCTGGAGGAGGCACCAAAAGGGGGTTTAGACATTCTTAAATCCCTTGAGAACACAGTATCCAGTGCCATCAGCAAGGCCCAGACAGGCACACCCACATGGGGTGGCTACCCAAGCATTCACGCAGCCTATCAGCTGCACGGTGCCATGAAGAGCTCTCTACCCCCAATGATCCAGAGTGTCCAGATGCAGCCAATGTTTAACAGTGGGCTACGAGGCCTGGTGACTGACCCCAACTCAGTCATCCGCTCGCCTCGGAGCCCTTCCTCCCCTACCCCCCTCAGGAGCAATGTCACTGCAATGGAGGAGCTTGTGGAGAAAGTGACAGGGAAAGCTGCCACtgtgaagaaagaaaaggaggagaagaTGGTGAGCCTGGAACGATGCCGGCCCCCATCGTTAGTAAAATCCCCCTCCCCTGCactgagagagcagagagaacaATTAGCATCTCCAAACGACCTTTCTGTCGGTAAACCATCTGTTATGAGAAGTAGCAGCCCAGGCAGTGTAGATTCAGAGCTCATCTGCAAGAAGGAGCCCAAAGAGAGCCTCGTCGATGGCCACAACAACCATTCGAAGAACGGCTCTGAGATGTGCCAATCCCCAGTAACTAATGGCAACAGTCTTGGCATTATCACTGATCACTCACCGGAAAGTCCTTTCATCAACCCTCTCAGTGCACTCCAGTCAATCATGAACACACACCTGGGTAAGGCCTCCAAACCAGTAACCCCAGCTGCAGACCCACTATCTATGCTTTACAAAATCAGCAACAGCATGATGGATAAGCCAGCTTTCAACCCAACTCCTCAGGGCAAGCCAGCTGAGCCCATCAACCACTACCTGTTGTATGAAGGCAGCGACCAGCCCATAGACCTGAGTAAAAGTAAGGTCTCCATTAACAGCAACACTAACAATAACAACAGCAGCAGTGCGCTCTTGACCCACAATAGTGTAAATGGTAACAATCCCCTCATTTCCCTCCCTGACtcagtctcctctcctctgagaGAGAACGCTCTGATGGACATTTCTGATATGGTAAAGAACCTCACTGGGAGACTGACGCCCAAATCTTCGactccctcctccatctcagAGAAGTCGGATGCCGACGGCAGTGCATTTGAGGACGCCCTAGATGACCTCTCCCCCGTGCAGAAGAGGAAAGGGAGGCAATCCAACTGGAATCCCCAGCACCTCCTCATCCTCCAGGCACAGTTTGCCTCCAGCCTGAGGGAGACCTCAGAGGGCCGCTACGCCATGACTGACCTGGGCCCCCAGGAAAGGGTCCACATCTGTAAGTTCACAGGCCTCTCCATGACCACCATATCCCACTGGCTGGCTAATGTCAAGTACCAGCTGAGACGGACTGGGGGCACCAAGTTTCTCAAGAACATGGACTCGTGCCAGCCTGTGTTCCTCTGTGGTGACTGTGCCTCCCAGTTCAGGACTCCCTCCTCCTACATCAGCCACCTGGAGTCTCACCTGGGCTTCAGCTTGAAGGACCTGTCCAAACTGTCAACTGAGCACCTTCGGGAGCAGCAGGCTGCCTCAAAGGTGATCACAGACAAAATGACATTCGGCAGCCCCCTGTCAGCCTTGACCACGGCAGAGGACGACACAGGCTCTGTGTACCAGTGCAGACTTTGCAATCGGACATTCGTCAGCAAACACGCAGTCAAACTGCACCTCAGCAAGACCCACGGCAAGTCTCCAGAGGACCACCTGGTGTTTGTCACTGCTTTGGAGAAACTGGAGAAGCTAGACAAGATGGAGAAAGTTTAG